Genomic segment of Triticum aestivum cultivar Chinese Spring chromosome 6A, IWGSC CS RefSeq v2.1, whole genome shotgun sequence:
TGAAGCTCGGAaacggtccggcattggtgctcggctgcaaaagatacctcgaatgcagttcggcgttggagctcggacgcgagaggacaccgccgcacaggaaacacttcaaacctgaggtgggcgtaaaaataataaggcattgataatGGCCAATAAGTTAAATGGGCTCCTcaggatacccgacgtgtaaactttttggatttacttcggcgatcctcaagatcaaagataataagatttgttgaaccagttttcaagaccgacgaccgaagatgaagaacagttcagaagaatcgaggagcgtccccaacttgaaaaccggttcagggggctactgacggtgtcctggactagggggtactcaccacgtcgtctcccgaccagctggatcaggccgaggaccccatggcggttcactcatgggccacttcgggcagcccatgccgcacacgaggaagattctacaagacttgatgatcaagacaaggactcctctccaccaacgtattcgactaggactcttgttatcctaggcctccggtacattatataaatcgaggccaggctagtcgctagattattatgacattattcaccatactctcaggttttagaccacaacatatgatctcgaggtagatcaactctgtacttgatactccgtcaatataaacaagagcaggacgtagggttttacctccatcaagagggcccgaacctgggtaaaacatcgtctccttcgttcctgttaccattgatccaagaatccacaactcgggaccccctaccctgagatctgccggttttgacaccaacagtagggtacttatccacgtcagctcgGGCAAATGGCCCCCGTCCCCCTCCgccgcaccctaccgccagggaccttgaTGGTAGCCTGTCGAACCCTACCGCCAGAACCCCTGGCGGTAGCGAAAGGGTCAAATCCTGAAATTCTTTCCAACCGGGGTCAGATCCCGAATTGGTAtgcgaaaagggtcaaaacacgaaaaatTGCCTACAGGGGCTACTGGGGCTTCTGCGCCCGTGGTCCATGTGCCAGGCTCCCGTATTCTTCATTGTTTGCTCGATGCTCTCCACCCAGAGATGATGGCCTGCCTGAAGGCAATTGAATTTGCGGCTGAAGTTGGAATGGGTTGCATCATTAAGGAGACGGATGCTTACGTACTCATGGTCGCTCTCCAGTAAAACGAATATGATGCATCAtgtcattgagggaaatacctctCTGTTCTATAGATTTATTTTGATTTCGAGATCCTACAATGTACTGTAAGCATGTGTGTAATTTGGTAGCTCATGCTTGTAGCTACCCATGGAGCTCATATGGCTCCTGGTGCTGCCTTGTAGGGGCACGATCATGTATAATAGTTTCAGAAATCATATCACCGTATCAGCTATGCAACAGAAATGCATCACTTAGTCAGAATGCATATCACCGTATAAAATTCAGTATTATATGTATCTTTTGTTTAGAAAGCATGCGAATACTTGGGCAAACTAACAATCAGGGACTTGATGCAAGAAGTAATGACAACAAGACAGGGTGTAAACCTGTGCAGGAGTAATCATGCAACGCGGGTCCCTTGCAGTTTTTGAGTTTAGAGTTCAAGCAAATCTACATGAGGCAGCTGATATCTTTATGTTGTAAACTCAGCGCTCTCTTCTGCGTGATCTCCAGCGCTGCTTGCTTCCTTTTGTTGGAAAATTAGTTCCGTCTCCAGGGTATCCAGCATACCCGAGCAAGATGGCAACATACTCAGAGAGTAACATGAAGAAGCCAAAAAGGTTGAGCATACCGGACTTCTGCCTCTAGCGAAGCAAAGTGTCAATGAAGGTCGAATGGCGTTTGATTTTTGGAGCAGGATCCACTTCGCACACACACCCTGAATTCCCTCTGCCTCCCAAGCCGAACCCATGAACCTGAAAAGAGATATACACTCAACATGTCCATGAGCAAGGAAGTAGGAATGCCTATGTGAGAAGAGAGAAGAGGCTTGGGTGTTGCCTTGCATTGGCTCCTAGTACCACCTTGTATTGGCATGATCATCTAGATGACTCTGTATCTTCTCACATGTGGTGGCCGACGATTTGGTGGCACCGACCAATATGTTAATAAAGCCCACTGGTTCCTGTAAAAGGAAAATGAATATCCTACAGCCAAGGCATAAGTGAGGCATGTGGTGGTCCATGCAAATGTGAGTATCACTAAACTGTGGTTGGGTTATCTGATCCTAcatattgttggggaatgtagcatgcaatttcaaaaaaaaaatctatgttcacgcaagatctatctaggagatgcatagcaacaagagggggagagtgtgtccacgtaccatcgtagaccgaaagcggaagcgtttgacaatgcggttgatgtagtcgaacttcttctcgttccgagcaccaaatgtacggcacctccgagttttgcacacgttcagctcgatgacgtccctcaaattcttgatccagcaaagtgtcaaggtagagtttcgtcagcacgacggcgtggtgacggtgatggtgaagtgatccgcgcatgacttcgcataagcactacgataatatgaccgaagaagtaaactgtggaggggggcgccgcacacggctaacagatgtctACTCTCAGTTCTTGAGTTATGATGGCAGATTGCAGTTTTATCCTCACTGCCTATTTTCCTTATGAGTTGTTTGCTTCTATACAAAGGTATCATTGAACAGATTGACAAGTACAGGCTCTTTTGGAGACGCAAAGATCTGGAGAAGAAAAACTCACCTTTGGCGGCATGGAACTAGTCTACAGACCTAAAGACAGAGGTGGGCTGGGCATACTGAATTTGTCTTTGCAGAATGCCCGTCTTCTCTTGAAAATggtgcacaaatttatcaatcaCATGGATATCCCATGGGTCAACATGGTTTGGGAAGTGTACTATGGCCAGGGATTTCAACCTACTGTTGCACTACATACTTCTTTCTGGTGGTGAGATTGTATGAAGCTTTTTCTTACTTATAAAGCACTTGCTACCAGCACTCTTCAGAATGGCCAGACTCTCCAATTCTGGTCTGACAACTAGTCTGGGGAGCCCCTGCTCCAAAATTGGCCTCGCCTTCACTCCTTTGCTATCAACAAGTAGATCACCATTTTAGAATTATATCAATCAGAGGACTTAGCAAGTCTCTTCCATCTACCTCTGTCTGAGGAGGCTTATGAACAGTTCCAGGAACTTGAGACACTGCTTCAACATCTAATTATCACCACAGAGGCTGATCGGTGGCAATTACCTAAGGGCTCAAATCACTACAATGTTTCTAAACTCTATAGATTACTTGTCGCTGCACTTGAGGTTTTGCCAGTGGTCAAATGGATTTGGAAAACATGCTGCCAGCTAAAGCACAAGATCTTCTATTGGCTCCTCACAAATGATAGGTTAAACACACTCGCTCTCTCCTTCAAAGAAAACAGTTCTCTATTCAGGATTACACTTGTATGTTGTGTAGCATGCAGGTTATGGAAACCAGAGATCATCTATTCTTCCATTGCCTCTTTGCACAACTATGTTGGTCATAACTTTGCCCATTTTACTAAACTGGATGGATGGCTTCATTTTACTAAACTTCTTTCATATGGAAAGTCTTTTCCAACGACACTATGTTGACAGTACCCAGGCCCAGGATAATTTGACTTACTTATCGTCGACATTGCTTTCAGTGCCCACGCGGGCTTACATTCAGCGACAAATCGAAACAATGGACCTCTGTGGCCAGTTTAAAACGACAGTGAAATAGACAGGAGAAGATATGCACACCAAACGGCTGATGTAAAATCTTATTTTTCTTCTCTCCTTTCTTTGTCAACATTTGTAGGTGCCTAGTTGGGAGCTATGGCCGTGGCATCCCCAAACCGTTACGTCCACAGCTCATGCGAGGACCATTCGATAGTGACAGATAAACTACAGGACAATTGAAGTCCTCATGTCTCACTTCGTCACTTGTTTGTTACAGAAATATCAACCAATGGCGACAACAGATATTTTCAGAACACAAAAGAAAAGCCTGTTTTCATCATTCCTTTCCCACAAATGTATACTAAACTCTATTTTGTCCAACTAGAACCGCTGAATTCGAAGTTCACTTTGCAAAGCAATGAGCACATCTGCGACATAGAATGTGATTTTGATGGGTTATTAGAGCAAGAAACAAGCACTTCAGAAGGGTACAGACATCCATGGGGTTCATCCTGGGAAGAATGCGTCGATGATATTGGCATTGCACATGCATATGCTTAGTGGTGTACATAGGAACCGTCAACGTGTCTACTATCTAGTATCTACAAAAAAAATGGCCAAGGGAGCACCACTAATGGAGCCTACTGCACATGGTATGATAAGTGGTAAATGGCTAGCATCTCATTATCCTTCCATCGTATGCAGCCATGCAAGTGGTTTCTGTGGCGAGGTTATCCTCAGCCGCTGCTCATCTTGCACAATCTGCGGTTTGTAGTTCTGCCTTTTGTAGCTACTATGGCATGCCTGATTGCTGGATGAGCCGCAGGACACCCCTGTAACTGCATCCCCAAAGGGCAGCTGAGTTTCTGAAACCGGGAGCCCTTGAAAGAATTTCAATGCTAAATCCAGCCTCTCATGATCTCGCATCAGCGGAAGCTTGTGGAAAGAATCTCAAAGGAAGGTCCCTTATTCGCATACCACTTCCCCAGTACGATGCAAGAGTCAAACCAAATATTGCCATGACAACAACAGAACATGCTGCAGGAACTGCCTGACTAATTCCAAGAAACTGGGTAGCAAGAAGCCCAGCTAGGGTGGAGCTCTGCATTCCAGTACACACTGATATAGTCCTACAAACTGGTTCTTCTTGCCTACACATAAGGGCAGAAAGAAAGTTAGCCAAACAGCATCAAGGAACTTCAGAAGTATAGTTTTATGCCAAAAATAGATTGCTGACTCAAAACGTAATGTAACAGAAGCCAGTAATGAGGATGTGATACTATTTGACCTTTCCAGACACAGGATGAAGGTACCAAATGCTGCAAATAACAGGCCATATATCACAATCTTAACCACATTGAATTAAGTTCCAGTTTTGGAAATTAATGGCCATGACAAATGTGAACAGGAAAAATGATCACCTTTTCTAATAGGTTAGATTAAAGGAATAATTCAGGTAAAATATACAAATATGGGACCACAAGACTTGTCACTGGCATATAAACATAATATGAAATATGATATGTCTAACACATTTCGCCATTTTAAGCAAGAATTTCAACATATGTTTTCAAAAGGAAACTACTTGACTGAAGCTCAAAGTGACTAACACAAAAAGTAAATGACAGAATTTACTTATTTAGTGAAATCGGTCAAGATTTCCCTAGAGGCAGATTATCATTTCCTCTTAGATGATAAATAGGAGGCGCAGACATAACAGAAAGCAGCATCACAGAAAAAGATTAAATCGTGCTTTAGCAAGATCGTGGGCAAAAAATCAGTTATGCAGGAAGAGCATTAGAAATGAATAAAAGTGTAATCATGGCCAGTGGCGGAGCTTGCCAAAAAAAGCTGGGCGGGCTGAATGGGCCAGGCTGCAAGGAATTACTACTAGCTGGCATTCTACAACCCATGGGCTAGCTATATTGTGAGAAAAAGCTGCAgagctgggcgggccatggcccattTGGCCTTGCCTAAGCTCCGCCAGTGATCATGGCATTTAATGATTACCTCAACTGAGGCAACTTGGAAACCCAGTAACCCACAACAAAGGCCGCAATGTGGAAAGTCACTATGGGGAGAAGTAACATGAATCCCTGTGATGAGAGGAGCATGGTCCTATTTATAGCAAGAGGGCTCCCAATACAGAGTGATGTGCACACCATAGCAACAAATGGCATCACTGGTTGTATGACATTAACCACTGGTTTTGCATAGGTATTCAGAAGGAGACCTAGTGTCACAGGCAGAAGAACCACCTGGGGGAAAAAAATCGGAAATCAGTGTAAAATCAAAGAAAGACATTGCTAATTAGCAAGAAACCACCTGGAACTGGAACAATTTCATTACCTGGAGAATCGATTTCGCCATTGCAATTCCATTAACCGGAACCACTGAACCAATCAACAAACCAGTGAGAATAGGTGTCACAATCACCGAAGATATGGTGGAGTAGGTTGTGAGCAGAATACTCAACGCAACATCTCCTTTCCCCAGGAAGCTAGCATAGCTCGAAAGCTGCGCACCCGAGACACAGCATGTAAGCATGAAACCCGCGAAGAAGGCTGATGGCATCCGGAACACCCTTGCGATTAGCACCCCCAGCAGCGGCTTCAGCATGTACTGGGCCATGTACCCAATCGACAGCGGCACAGGCCTGGATTTGGGAACAAAACACACGACCAGACAAAGAATGGTTTCACATTTGCTCTATGATCTTGGGTGAAGCAGTAGAAGAGTGAAAAATATACCTCTTGAAGGCCAGAGCGAAGTCGTCGAAGGATAGTTTGATGCCAATGGAGAGCATAATGCCCCCAAGTGCAGGTGCGTACAGCTCCTTGGACACCCTTAAAAAGGACTTACAATAATCAAATCAATCAATGACCATGTGCTGCTAGCTGTGCAAAATTCCAAGCAAAGAATCTTCTTGAAGCGTCCAGTGGATGCTTGGCTCACCAGGAGAAGGTGGCAGGGTTGCCGAGGGCGGCGACGGCCGTGGCGACGACGACGAGCGGGAGCAGCGCGGAGACCGCCTCCGAGGGGTCCACGGCCCCCTCCGCGTCCGACGGGGAGGCATCGGCCTCGGCGCTGAAGGAGAGCAGCCAGGCGCTCCCCTCGCGGCGCGGCCAGCCGACGCGGCCGAGCGACGGCGCGGAGCAGAAGGTGGtgggcgccgccgcccgccgccgccggaggagggaCGCTGGGGAGGCGCACGGCTGCGGCGGGGAAGAGATGAAGCGCAGGGGGCGGAGAGGACGGTGCGAGTTGGCGTGGGCCAGTGCGTAGCgagaggggagggaggaggaggcggccaccACGGCGACGGACATGGCGACGGCGAGAGGCGGTGTGAACCGGATTGGGTGGTCGAGGAGGAGGGGCGTGGGCACCTCGAGAAGATAGAATGGAGGAGGTGCCCGTGTCTGTTTGGGCGCGCTCGACCGGACCAGGTGTGCGCTCCCCGATTTGGCACCTGTCTTTCCAAGGTGGGTTTTTTTTCTAGGGGTTTCCTTTTTTTTAGGGGTTCTAGGGGTTTCCAAGGTGGTGCCTAAACCTTCCCTCAAACAAAAAGGTGGTGCCTAAACCTGATCATACCATAGACTAGGCCCAGTTCCCGGCCGAGCCGGGCCGGGCTTCACAAAGCCCAAGACAATCCCAGGCTTGAGCCCGAACCGAAGCCTGAAAATGTGTCTCCTCATGCCTAAGCTTGGCCTGAATGCAAGCCCGAAAGCCTGGCCTGAATGTTGTTTTTCTGTTAGTGCACGTGTAAGCCTGGTCTGAAACCCGAAAACCCTACCAAAAACTTGAAACAAGGTAACCCGAACTTGGCCCAAATATTCTTTTCGGCTGCAAAACGAAGCGACGGCCTCATGAGGTCCTGGTTTTCGAGTTGggcagctgatacgtctctgtcgtatctataatttttgattgttccatgccaatattatacaactttcatatacttttaacaactttttataccatttttggggactaacatattaatccaatgtccggtgccacttcctgtttgttgcatgtttttcgtttcgcagtaaatccatattaaacggagtccaaacgggataaaaactgacgaagtttttttggaatatatgtgattttttggaagaaaaatcaacgcgagacgatgcctgaggggggcacgaggcaggggcgagccccagggggtcaggcgcgtcctgggccctcgtggccatcccgtaaggcggttgatacccttctttcgccgcaagaaagctaatgtcCGGATAGAGATCgcgttaaaatttcagcccaatcggagttacggatctccggaaatataagaaacggtgaaagggcaaaatctgagaacgcagaaacagggagagacaaagagacaaatccaatctcggagggctctcgcccctcccatgccatggaggccatggaccagaagggaaacccttctcccatctagggagaaggtcaaggaagaagaagaaggagggggggctctctccccctcgcttccggtggcgccggaacaccgccgggggccatcatcatcaccacaatctacaccaacacctccgccatcttcaccaacatctccatcaccttcctccctctatctacagcggtccactctccttcaacccattgtaccctctattTAAACATGGTGTTTTATactttatattattatccaatgatgtgttgccatcctatgatgtctgagtagattttcattgtcctatcggtggttgatgaattgctatgattgatttaatttgcgtgtggttatgttgttgtcctttggtgcccatcatatgacatcatatgagcgcgcgtgtggatcacaccataaggttagttgtatgttgataggactatgtattggagggcaagagtgacagaagcttcaacctagcatagaaattgatgcatacgggattgaagggggaccaatatatcttaatgctatggttgggttttaccttaatgaacgttagtagttgcggatgcttgctaataatttcaatcataagtgcatagaattccaagtcagggatgacatgctagcagtggcctctcccacataaaaacttgctatcggtctagtaaagtagtcaattgcttagggacaatttcgcaactcctaccaccacttttccacactcgctatatttactttattgtttctttatctaaacagcccctacttcttatttacgtgctctttattatcttgcaaacctatccaaaaacacctacaaagtacttctagtttcatacttgttctaggtaaagcgaatgttaagcgtgcgtagagttgtatcagtggcccatagaacttgagagaatatttgttctacctttagctcctcattgggttcgacactcttacttatcgaaagaggctacaattgatcccctatacttatgggttatcaagacctttttctggcgccgttgccggggagcaatagcgtggggtgaatattctcgtgtgtgcttgtttgctttatcactaagtaatttttatttgatgttctaagttgttttctatctttagttatgggtaggaaatgcaaaataccaaaaaaattagttgtacctgctacaccaatggttgaagaaccactcaaaatctatcacactcctaaacctttttacttggatcatcttcgatccctttgtgctcgtgctgaaaccccatctagcttagttgagggcaaatgtttagatgagcatgcttgttatgcacGACACTGCTTATCTCGAAAAGGGGAacatttactggatcaaattcatcgtttgcagtgctatgcttggaatttatgtgaaatatatgatgttacttgttgttctgaaaaccctaagaaacaccttacctaccaatgtgagtttagcgataatggaatcgtatcttcgtatgctaagggtgtttataattactatgatgttcaacaaattgaagaatttttttgcttttaagggtgcttatgaaattgcttctttgattgaaaagtatgatgctactctttacaaatctgaaaattttgccatacttaaatattgttatgataattatgcttctaatgcctatgttaaaccatatattgaggactcatccgctgtccaagaagagactaatattttgcagggttctatggaagaagaaattgatgaaactgtgagctcattggatgaaaaagatgaggaggagagcgaagaacaaaaggaggaagagcagattgatcaccggtgcccaccttctaatgagagtaactctttatcccatacaatgtttaatttcccttcgtgcttaccgaaggatgaatgctatgataattgttatgagCCCTTTAATTCGtttaaaatatccctttttgatgaacttgatgcttgctatgtttgtggccaagatgccaatatgaattatgcttatggagatgaacttgctatagttccttatgttaaacatgatattgttactattgcacccacacatgatagtcctattatctttttgaattctcccaactacactacatcggagaagtttacccttattaaggattatattgatgggttgcgttttactattacacatgatgattttgatagatataatatgcatgtgcttgctgctcctacttgcaattattatgagataggaactacatctccgcctctttatgttttcaatatgataaaattgcaagaaaatgtttatactatgcattggcctttactatgtgtgcatgaattgtcctTTTAtaacatgcctatgcataggaagagagttagacttcgtcattgcttgatatatgttactttgtgctcactactaaattacaaatcatttttgattcaaattggctttgatataccttgggatccgggtggatccattacttgagcactatatgcctagcttaatggctttaaagaaagcgatgccagggagacaaccaggaagttatgttgtgtgattttataaattttaaaaataaaaataatgtgccaaggtttgcctttaggatgtttacagtgCTTGTTCGTTTGTGTGGTgtaggacaaaaactttggctatagtgcgcgattttaatttttttactagaacgtcaaacggttctgaaactttttgcactgtctttctatacaaattgtttatttttactaattttggtagaatttttggagtaccagaggtatggtgaatgttcagattattacagactgttctgttttagacagattctgtttttgatgcatagtttgcttgttttgatgaaactatcgatttatatcagtggattaagccatggaaaagttaattACAGtatctataatgcaaaaacaaaatattaattggtttgcaatagtacttagagtagtgatttgctttattaaaCTAACagatcttatcgagttttctgttgagttttgtgtggatgaagtgttcgaagatcgagaaggtctcgatgtgagaagaaggaagagaggcaagatctcaagcttggggatgcccgaggcaccccaagtaaatatttaaggagactcaagcgtctaagcttggggatgccctggaaggcatcccatctttcttcaacaagtatcggtatgttttcggattcgtttcgttcatgcgatatgtgcaatcttagagcgtcttttgcatttagttttcatttttcttttatgcaccatgctggtatgagatagtccttggttgatttataaaatgctctttgcacttcacttaaatcttttgattatggctttatagaatgcttcatgtgcttcacttatatcatttgaagtttggattgcctgttcctCTTCACATAAAAAGCCgtcatttatagaatgctcttttgcttcacttatatttgttagagtgtgggcatatcttttgtagaaagaattaaactctcttgcttcacttatatctatttagagagatgatagaaattggtcattcacatggttagtcgtaaaatcctatataaaacttgtagatcactgaatatgatgtgtttgattccttacaatagttttgctatataaaggtggtgatattagagtcgtgctagttgagtaattgtgaaattgagaaatacttgtgttgaggtttgcaagtcccgtagcatgcacgtatggtgaaccggtatgtaacgaagttggagcatgaggtatttattgattgtcttccttatgagtggcggtcggggacgagcgatggtcttttcctaccaatctatctccctaggggcatgcgtagtagtactttgcttcgagggctaataaattttgtaataagtatgtgagttctttatgactaatgttgagtccatggattatacgcactctcacccttccatcattgctagcctcttcggtaccgtgcattgccctttctcacctcgagagttggtgcaaattttgccagtgcatccaaaccccgtgatacgatacgctctatcacacataagcctccttatatcttcctcaaaacagccaccatacctacctattatggcatttccatagccattccgagatatattgccatgcaacttccatcatcatcatatacatgacttgagcatttattgttatattactttgcatgatcgtaaga
This window contains:
- the LOC123131999 gene encoding probable sodium/metabolite cotransporter BASS3, chloroplastic, which produces MSVAVVAASSSLPSRYALAHANSHRPLRPLRFISSPPQPCASPASLLRRRRAAAPTTFCSAPSLGRVGWPRREGSAWLLSFSAEADASPSDAEGAVDPSEAVSALLPLVVVATAVAALGNPATFSWVSKELYAPALGGIMLSIGIKLSFDDFALAFKRPVPLSIGYMAQYMLKPLLGVLIARVFRMPSAFFAGFMLTCCVSGAQLSSYASFLGKGDVALSILLTTYSTISSVIVTPILTGLLIGSVVPVNGIAMAKSILQVVLLPVTLGLLLNTYAKPVVNVIQPVMPFVAMVCTSLCIGSPLAINRTMLLSSQGFMLLLPIVTFHIAAFVVGYWVSKLPQLRQEEPVCRTISVCTGMQSSTLAGLLATQFLGISQAVPAACSVVVMAIFGLTLASYWGSGMRIRDLPLRFFPQASADARS